ATGCGTGTGGTTCGAATATGCGTTCTTATAAACGATTAACTCATTATTACTAAACCGCTGCTGCAGATTCGGCGTAGTTGGCTGAACATAGCCATATAACGACATATGCTTTTTGTTAACAGACTCACCAACTACGACTACAGTCGCATTGCCAGCGAATGCAGTATTTTGTTGCGCTAACGATGCCGATACAGTTCGGTTGTCAGCAATACTCTTAAATGCATCTATCTCCGATTTATAAATAATTGCAGATTTCTCAAGCAAGGTATACGTCGGACTATGGTCGATCCTGCCAAGCAAAATTGATATACCGCAAAGGAAAAATGCCAGCAACATAATCAAAAGACCGCCACGTTTACGCTCCCCAGAGGTGATATGCATCATCATTAGGAAAACCGCAAAGACCACGACCAACCCAACTGCAGTGCGCCGGTAGCCAATATACTGTTTCCAGAATTCGACCATTTGAGCATCATAGCTTTGCATCGCTCCATGAATTGCCTCGACCGACATTGCGACATCAAATACCTTGAAGTACGCTATCAAGCCCGCTCCGATTAAAGACACTGCAATATATGCACTCGTGCCGATAAGGCTTAGCGCGACAGCAACAATACGCGACCGACTACCCAGCAACGCAATCAAAAATAGTAAACTAACCATACACATCGCCAGCCCGCTATCAACCGCAAGGCTAGACGGCGTTAGTTTACTTAGTGTCGCATTTGCGGTGCTAAGCAGAATATTAAATCCCAGTCCGAGAACAGCAATATAAGGTGACGAGCGAGTGAGTATTGTAAGCACCAAGATCAGCAGCCACGCGACACAAAAACCAATAAAATAATATGGCAAGTCAACTAGCCGGTAAATTGTCACCTCAGCCCTAGCACACTGGCTAACTTTGTTGCCCATGATTACTGGCGTCAGTAGTTGTCCCTTAGCGATATTGAAGTTAATGGTTTTAACCTCTTGCGACTTCAACGCCAAGGTCGCATTCGCGGTTCCACCACGTATTTGTATCGTTGCCTTATCTAACTCGTCTTTAGAGCATACCCACGGTGGGTACTGCCCCCTTACCGCAAGCTCGTATCGGCCGCTATCTGTGAATATCAATCTTATGTAAGAAGTCGCCGGCGAGCCGCCAGCAAAAAGGAAACTATCGTCAACTTGACGCAGAACGTAATCAGAAATTCGAACACCGCGTGTGTTCACGAAACGAATTTCAGCACCTTGATAGATGCTTTTGCCGCCAACAATCTGCGATACCACTTCACCATTAAACCAATAAAGTAAACCCGCCATAGCCGCTACTACAACCAATAAGTGGAGGCTTGCAGTAAAGTTCAAGCGGTGTTTTTTCATTGCAATGTCGCGCCTCCTATCGAGTGAGCAAACACCAACGTCGTGCTTTTAAGTACATTAAACAAAAAATGGGAAAAATTATACCGAGCACTGAAAGTGATGTAGGCCAAGTACCTACAAGCAGTATGAGTGATCAATTCCTTGAG
This portion of the Arenicella xantha genome encodes:
- a CDS encoding phosphoethanolamine transferase; the encoded protein is MKKHRLNFTASLHLLVVVAAMAGLLYWFNGEVVSQIVGGKSIYQGAEIRFVNTRGVRISDYVLRQVDDSFLFAGGSPATSYIRLIFTDSGRYELAVRGQYPPWVCSKDELDKATIQIRGGTANATLALKSQEVKTINFNIAKGQLLTPVIMGNKVSQCARAEVTIYRLVDLPYYFIGFCVAWLLILVLTILTRSSPYIAVLGLGFNILLSTANATLSKLTPSSLAVDSGLAMCMVSLLFLIALLGSRSRIVAVALSLIGTSAYIAVSLIGAGLIAYFKVFDVAMSVEAIHGAMQSYDAQMVEFWKQYIGYRRTAVGLVVVFAVFLMMMHITSGERKRGGLLIMLLAFFLCGISILLGRIDHSPTYTLLEKSAIIYKSEIDAFKSIADNRTVSASLAQQNTAFAGNATVVVVGESVNKKHMSLYGYVQPTTPNLQQRFSNNELIVYKNAYSNHTHSNPTMALMLTQANQYNKRSWLESPSVFNYASAASVKTHWLTNHRLLGGWSNKITTIAREADRLDTINYKIGYGLDSARFDEDLLPLFDKTVTERPDQLTFLHLYSNHSLYCRRYPTDFRGFNSSLPVSHFSQILKVKKAAASTINCYDTSIRYTDLVLEKIIARLEKNDQPSVMLYVADHSEEVIGDRTHNSALFTYDMINIPLIVWANEAWKTKHADLWLAIQNNKDQIWTNDLLFSSVLGLSGIESTAVDPTKSLTSSAYQIPGSPLTLHGRVNVDSPQNWNYWQINNAALAQQQGQQLYATGIRSVGEAMAALNLGLTNLVLDVEVSSEGELIVESLQGDSMLTVKQLLSELAASPVQPKSIALNVTATKGAAKVEQQIQALSEAFSIPMLSVDQSVVMAKPVDLWSPSFARKLSDKNLSGEGHERFTVNIKTRYTHPAPIPAASGKSGES